A stretch of Paenibacillus mucilaginosus 3016 DNA encodes these proteins:
- a CDS encoding deoxynucleoside kinase, with amino-acid sequence MSVIVVGGMIGLGKTSVATLLGEALGSDVFFESVDDNPILPLFYTSSPEEIEKKRYPFLLQLHFLNTRFKAIKAALIHNRNVLDRSIYEDWYFAKVNLELGRISPLEFEVYEGLADNMMAELAELPKKAPDLMVYLKASFETVMYRIGLRGRSFEQDASLVEYYRLLWSGYDDWVMNHYKASDVLVIDMDRTDVVNRPEDAERVVNEIKAKLDQMCIV; translated from the coding sequence ATGTCTGTGATTGTGGTTGGGGGAATGATCGGCCTGGGGAAGACATCGGTAGCCACGCTGCTCGGAGAGGCTTTGGGGTCTGACGTATTTTTTGAAAGCGTGGACGACAATCCGATTCTGCCGCTGTTCTACACGTCGTCGCCCGAGGAAATCGAGAAGAAGCGGTATCCGTTCCTTCTTCAGCTTCATTTTTTAAATACGCGATTTAAGGCGATTAAGGCTGCACTTATACATAACCGTAACGTACTGGACCGCAGTATTTATGAAGACTGGTATTTTGCCAAAGTGAATCTGGAGCTCGGCCGCATCTCGCCGCTGGAGTTTGAGGTGTACGAGGGGCTCGCGGACAACATGATGGCGGAGCTTGCTGAGCTGCCGAAGAAGGCGCCGGACCTGATGGTCTACCTCAAGGCGTCGTTTGAAACGGTCATGTACCGGATCGGCCTGCGCGGCCGCAGCTTCGAGCAGGATGCGTCACTCGTGGAGTATTACCGGCTGCTGTGGTCCGGCTACGACGACTGGGTCATGAACCATTACAAGGCCTCGGACGTGCTTGTTATCGACATGGACCGCACCGATGTCGTCAACCGTCCGGAGGATGCCGAGCGGGTAGTGAATGAGATCAAAGCGAAGCTGGATCAAATGTGCATTGTGTAA
- a CDS encoding EAL domain-containing protein: MLQKVMRWRSRNLGRSLAVDLGLVSALVLTAFGLFYAAVWSDSALVVRKDRIDRQAEFMVQQLYSALITQESGQRGYLLTRDPVYLETYERGSREFERLSKELQELYEYEDHHPEVHKEVHDLIRAAETWHSEYAFAQIDRFRKGAAVSKPELLSENNSFQAIRVQAEDAIRLMKVIREEHAEDLKKETQKNLNILLALLVSTILLIVIPVSARVSRWSERVRGMNEAALAYIRQSGAETPSAGMHEGDLPLLADRLAVIQEIATAKQGAGLELASRMATGMTEYAFVTDRDLEVLHEELPALAEGLFPPGIQSLTELLPKEGRGGFMDRVDAVRRTGREEKFDSELMLPGGRRIQVQAAVIPLRGGRRGEVVRFLCLFRDLTEELAMKQRYAEHEQRFQSLFDHSPDPVYALDLEGRFTAFNPACAFLGYRPEQLLGSSFLMLVTPEERERIWEIFLRSKEGEPQHFELSVIDVHGSKLYLREVKIPIKVNGEVVGVYGMVQNITERKLMLEQMNELAYFDELTGLPNRRQFMRKVREWLTGAQGGHGKLAVLLVDLDRFKMINDSFGPERGDDIIKKVSERLRMILGQEEVICLARLSGDEFAIAMEYSENYQLTAAAKRIVASLDTPFAVDAIEFRFTASVGIAAYPQHGLDELALFKHAEYAMYTSKSRGRGQFTVYSDMIQGNSLERLSLETQISKGLESGEFTVFYQPQIHLASGRVTGAEALARWNHPERGLVPPGEFIPVAEETGLIVGLGRQMLYEACRQGRAWLDEGHEGLRVAVNVSSKQLQYDAFAEFVRRTLQETKFPPHLLELEITESVVMDNVEKAVGVLTALSSLGVQIAIDDFGTGYSSLSYLSRLPVQRLKIDRSFVSEMFSTSANQVIVHTVLAMSESMGLQCTAEGVETAEEAEFLRSLGCAAAQGYYYGKPVPASEFQAKFLDPRGAQT; encoded by the coding sequence ATGCTCCAAAAGGTGATGAGGTGGAGGAGCCGGAACTTGGGCCGCTCGCTTGCGGTGGATCTCGGTCTCGTATCGGCGCTGGTCTTGACGGCTTTCGGGCTCTTCTATGCCGCGGTGTGGAGTGACTCGGCACTCGTGGTCCGCAAGGACCGGATCGACCGCCAGGCTGAATTCATGGTTCAGCAGCTCTACTCCGCCCTGATTACCCAGGAGAGCGGGCAGCGCGGCTATCTGCTGACCCGGGATCCGGTGTATCTCGAAACCTATGAGAGAGGCTCGCGGGAGTTTGAGCGGCTGTCGAAGGAGCTTCAGGAGCTCTATGAATATGAAGACCATCATCCAGAGGTCCATAAAGAGGTCCATGATCTGATCCGTGCCGCGGAGACGTGGCACAGCGAATACGCCTTCGCCCAGATTGACCGGTTCCGCAAAGGGGCGGCGGTATCCAAGCCGGAGCTGCTCAGCGAGAACAACAGTTTTCAGGCGATCCGGGTCCAGGCGGAAGATGCGATCCGGCTGATGAAGGTGATCCGGGAGGAACATGCGGAAGACCTGAAGAAGGAAACGCAGAAAAATTTAAATATTTTGCTTGCCCTGCTAGTATCCACGATTCTGCTGATCGTCATTCCGGTCAGCGCAAGGGTGAGCCGCTGGTCGGAGCGGGTCCGGGGCATGAATGAAGCCGCCTTGGCCTACATCCGGCAGAGCGGTGCGGAGACGCCGTCTGCCGGTATGCACGAAGGAGATCTTCCGCTGCTGGCCGACCGGCTGGCCGTCATCCAGGAGATTGCGACGGCTAAGCAGGGCGCCGGGCTTGAGCTGGCTTCCCGGATGGCGACCGGTATGACGGAATATGCCTTCGTGACAGACCGGGATCTCGAGGTGCTGCACGAGGAGCTTCCGGCTCTGGCGGAGGGGCTGTTCCCTCCCGGGATCCAGTCGCTGACCGAGCTGCTCCCCAAGGAGGGCCGGGGCGGCTTCATGGACCGTGTGGACGCCGTGCGGCGCACCGGCCGGGAGGAGAAGTTCGACTCCGAGCTGATGCTGCCGGGAGGCCGGCGCATCCAGGTACAGGCAGCGGTCATCCCGCTGCGTGGCGGCAGGCGCGGAGAGGTCGTGCGCTTCCTCTGCCTCTTCCGGGATCTGACCGAAGAGCTCGCGATGAAGCAGCGGTACGCCGAGCACGAGCAGCGGTTCCAGTCGCTGTTCGATCACAGCCCGGACCCGGTGTATGCGCTCGATCTGGAGGGGCGGTTCACCGCCTTTAACCCGGCGTGTGCGTTCCTCGGCTACCGCCCGGAGCAGCTGCTCGGGTCTTCCTTTCTCATGCTGGTGACCCCGGAGGAGAGGGAGCGGATCTGGGAGATTTTCCTCCGGTCCAAGGAAGGGGAACCGCAGCACTTCGAGCTGTCGGTCATCGATGTCCACGGCAGCAAGCTGTACCTGCGGGAGGTCAAAATCCCGATCAAGGTCAACGGCGAAGTGGTCGGCGTCTACGGGATGGTGCAGAACATCACGGAGCGGAAGCTGATGCTCGAGCAGATGAACGAGCTCGCTTACTTCGACGAGCTGACCGGGCTGCCGAACCGGCGCCAATTCATGCGGAAGGTCCGCGAGTGGCTGACGGGAGCCCAGGGCGGGCACGGCAAGCTGGCCGTGCTGCTCGTCGATCTCGACCGCTTCAAGATGATCAACGATTCGTTCGGACCCGAGCGGGGCGATGACATTATCAAGAAGGTCAGTGAAAGGCTGCGCATGATCCTGGGGCAGGAAGAGGTCATCTGCCTCGCGCGGCTCAGCGGGGACGAATTCGCCATCGCGATGGAATACAGCGAGAATTACCAGCTGACCGCTGCGGCCAAACGGATCGTCGCTTCGCTCGACACCCCGTTCGCGGTGGATGCGATCGAGTTCCGATTCACGGCCTCGGTCGGGATTGCCGCTTATCCGCAGCACGGCCTGGACGAGCTGGCCCTGTTCAAGCATGCGGAGTATGCGATGTATACCTCGAAGAGCCGCGGCCGCGGACAGTTCACCGTGTACTCGGACATGATCCAGGGCAACTCGCTCGAACGCCTGTCGCTCGAGACCCAGATCTCCAAGGGCCTCGAGAGCGGCGAGTTCACGGTCTTCTACCAGCCGCAGATTCATTTGGCGAGCGGCCGGGTGACCGGGGCCGAGGCGCTGGCGCGGTGGAACCATCCGGAGCGAGGCCTGGTGCCGCCGGGCGAGTTCATTCCGGTCGCCGAGGAGACGGGCCTGATCGTGGGGCTCGGCCGGCAGATGCTGTACGAAGCCTGCCGGCAGGGCCGGGCCTGGCTGGACGAGGGGCACGAGGGGCTGCGGGTCGCGGTCAATGTCTCGAGCAAACAGCTTCAGTACGATGCGTTCGCCGAATTCGTGCGGCGCACGCTGCAGGAGACGAAGTTCCCGCCGCACCTGCTCGAGCTGGAGATCACCGAGAGCGTTGTGATGGATAACGTCGAGAAGGCGGTCGGCGTGCTGACCGCGCTGAGCTCGCTCGGCGTGCAGATCGCGATCGACGACTTCGGCACCGGCTACTCCTCGCTGAGCTACCTCAGCCGGCTGCCCGTGCAGCGCCTGAAGATCGACCGCTCGTTCGTCAGCGAGATGTTCAGCACAAGCGCGAACCAGGTGATTGTCCATACCGTGCTCGCGATGTCGGAGAGCATGGGGCTCCAATGCACCGCGGAGGGTGTCGAGACCGCGGAGGAGGCGGAATTCCTGCGCTCGCTCGGCTGTGCCGCAGCGCAGGGCTACTATTACGGCAAGCCGGTGCCTGCCTCCGAGTTCCAGGCGAAGTTCCTGGACCCGCGCGGTGCGCAGACGTAA
- a CDS encoding cysteine hydrolase family protein → MKLALCIIDMQEGFVGHLRKGPYLNRACEVIHHTAGLLRAGGHPVIHIRDVEEAESWSPEALAVIPEIRVEEGDFHLEKTHSNAFWETRLAELLQEQEAGLVIVCGFAAEHCVLFTYQGALERGWRAAVLQHGLLSDHTEAVTDTYRFRHTVAYPALNISWSRPLPKEIRTRHNVLVPDPRY, encoded by the coding sequence GTGAAGCTGGCACTGTGCATTATCGATATGCAGGAAGGGTTCGTCGGACATCTGAGGAAGGGGCCGTACCTGAATCGTGCCTGCGAGGTCATTCATCATACGGCGGGCCTGCTCCGGGCCGGGGGACACCCTGTGATCCATATCCGCGACGTGGAAGAGGCGGAGTCTTGGAGTCCGGAAGCTCTGGCGGTGATCCCCGAAATTCGTGTCGAGGAGGGGGATTTTCACCTGGAGAAAACCCATTCGAATGCGTTCTGGGAAACCCGGCTTGCCGAGCTGCTGCAGGAGCAGGAAGCGGGACTGGTAATCGTCTGCGGGTTCGCCGCAGAGCACTGCGTTCTGTTCACTTACCAGGGCGCGCTGGAGCGCGGGTGGCGGGCCGCGGTACTGCAGCACGGACTGCTCAGCGACCATACGGAGGCGGTGACCGATACGTACCGCTTCCGGCATACCGTGGCTTACCCGGCATTGAATATATCCTGGAGCAGGCCGCTCCCGAAAGAAATTCGGACCCGGCATAATGTTCTTGTACCTGATCCCCGATATTAA
- a CDS encoding peptide ABC transporter substrate-binding protein: MNLRKWLSTTVVLTLACGLAAGCTSGGSGSTTNETATPEGKETAAPKQQITVNYRAEPGALDVSKTTQIAAFTILGAVGEGLYRLDKNNKAQPGLAKDMPKISPDGKTYTITLKDNLTYSDGVPVKAQDFVYSYQRSVDPATKAIYAFMVAWVKGGTDVMKAKTPEEVEAKKKEMGVKALDDKTLEITLERPIPFFTEQLSFLNFFPQRQDIIEKYKEKNGADAESVIGAGPFVLEKWDHDQQLVLVKNDKYWDKDNVKLERIQLNIVKDENTGLNLFQTGGSDLQTITGDNIGLWSGKPEYVLQPELSSWFIKLSQKNVPGFQNKKIRQALALSVDNSAFIETVMGKGPVPATGFVPSGTSDGNGEEFRKKAGSIMPKFDPDKAKQLLKEGLQEAGLTQLPQFKLQGDDHNTGPKALEFLVAQWKQNLGVDVIAEPLPHKLRVDNENNHKYQASVSGWGADYNDPMTFLDMFITGSDLNDVDWSNAEYDKLANGAIAELDKAKRSDLMVQAEKLLIEEMPIVPNYFRATSWVKNTKIQDLLFPPYGVELEFKWASVK; this comes from the coding sequence ATGAACCTGCGTAAATGGCTCTCCACCACGGTTGTACTTACCCTGGCCTGCGGGCTGGCCGCCGGCTGTACCAGCGGCGGAAGCGGAAGTACAACGAACGAAACGGCCACTCCAGAGGGGAAAGAGACTGCGGCACCCAAGCAGCAGATTACGGTCAACTACCGGGCAGAGCCCGGTGCGCTCGACGTCTCCAAGACGACCCAGATCGCGGCCTTCACCATCCTCGGTGCGGTCGGAGAAGGCTTGTACCGGCTCGATAAGAATAACAAGGCGCAGCCGGGCCTGGCCAAGGACATGCCGAAGATCTCCCCGGACGGTAAGACGTACACCATTACCCTCAAAGACAACCTGACGTACTCGGACGGCGTTCCCGTCAAGGCACAGGACTTCGTCTATTCCTACCAGCGCAGCGTGGACCCGGCCACCAAGGCCATCTATGCCTTCATGGTCGCCTGGGTCAAGGGCGGCACCGACGTCATGAAAGCCAAAACTCCCGAAGAAGTCGAAGCCAAGAAAAAAGAAATGGGCGTCAAGGCGCTCGACGACAAAACGCTGGAGATTACGCTCGAACGGCCGATTCCCTTTTTCACCGAACAGCTCTCCTTCCTGAATTTCTTCCCTCAGCGCCAGGACATTATCGAGAAGTACAAAGAAAAGAACGGCGCCGATGCCGAATCCGTCATCGGAGCAGGTCCCTTCGTGCTCGAGAAGTGGGACCACGACCAGCAGCTCGTCCTCGTCAAGAACGACAAGTACTGGGACAAGGACAATGTGAAGCTTGAGCGGATCCAGCTCAACATCGTCAAGGATGAGAATACGGGGCTCAATCTGTTCCAGACGGGCGGCTCCGATCTGCAGACGATCACCGGCGATAATATCGGACTTTGGTCGGGCAAGCCCGAGTATGTGCTGCAGCCCGAGCTTTCCTCCTGGTTCATCAAGCTCAGCCAGAAGAACGTGCCGGGCTTCCAGAACAAGAAGATCCGCCAGGCGCTGGCGCTCAGCGTCGACAACAGCGCCTTCATCGAGACCGTCATGGGCAAAGGTCCTGTGCCCGCCACCGGCTTCGTTCCGTCCGGCACATCGGACGGCAACGGCGAAGAGTTCCGCAAGAAAGCCGGCAGCATCATGCCAAAGTTCGATCCGGATAAGGCCAAGCAGCTGCTGAAGGAAGGGCTGCAGGAAGCCGGTCTCACTCAGCTGCCGCAGTTCAAGCTCCAGGGCGACGACCACAATACCGGTCCCAAAGCGCTGGAGTTCCTCGTGGCCCAGTGGAAGCAGAATCTCGGCGTCGATGTCATCGCCGAGCCGCTGCCGCACAAGCTGCGCGTAGACAACGAGAACAACCACAAGTACCAGGCGTCGGTCTCGGGCTGGGGCGCGGATTACAACGATCCGATGACGTTCCTCGACATGTTCATCACGGGCTCCGATCTGAACGACGTCGACTGGTCGAACGCCGAGTACGACAAGCTGGCGAACGGAGCCATTGCCGAGCTCGACAAGGCGAAGCGCTCCGACCTGATGGTACAGGCCGAGAAGCTGCTTATCGAAGAGATGCCGATCGTGCCGAACTATTTCCGCGCCACGAGCTGGGTGAAGAATACGAAGATCCAGGACCTGCTCTTCCCGCCGTACGGCGTTGAGCTGGAATTCAAGTGGGCGTCGGTGAAATAG